TGAGCGGGCGTGATACGGCATCGCTCGAAACCGGAGCCGGGGCAAAGGCCGCCAATAGCAGTGTCGATGATCTGAGCGAAGTCATCCGCTCGCTCGATAAAAAGTCCCAGGGCGAATACTCGCTCCGCCTCTTGCTGGCTGCAAACAGCCCGGAGCACTTGCGCGATACCATCCCCGCCGTACATCGAGCATTCGTCGATGCACGGACACAGATGATCGAGGAATCGCTCGGCAATCTCTCCGCGTTCTATGCCATGTTCCCCGGCAATGGAAAGTTCAACGTCTTCCCACTGTGGCTGTCGGAAGATCATCATGCCCGGCTTTCCTCGATATTTGCTCCGCATCTCGGCCATCCGCACTCCGAGGATCTCGATGCCGAGTATCTGAATGTCTTCGAGACACGCACGCGAACGCCGTTCTTTCAGGACGTGTACGTCGATGGCGTGCGGGTGATGCTCATCCTTGGGCCGACCGGCACGGGCAAATCCGTCCATGGGAATCAGCTCATTGCCTTGGAACAGAAATACGGTGGCTTCAGCTACATCTTCGACATCGGTGGCAGCTATGAGAGTGTCGTCGAATTGTACGGCGGACGGGTTGACCGCATTGGCAAGGATGGCCCCCGTGTCAATCCCTTCGCGCTGGAGCCGACCGAGAGCAACCTCAAGTTCCTGTACACCTTCATTCGCCTGCTGCTGGCCAACGGCGGAGCCGAACTGGAACCCGAAGACGACGACGTGATTCACAAGGCGGTGCAGGATATGTACCTGCTCGACCGGGAGAACCGCCGCCTCTCGAACCTCTACCTGCCGAAGAAGCTCGATCGTTACCTCTCGAAATGGGTCCGGGATGGCGTCTACCACGCGATCTTCGACAACGTGGAGGACGGGTTGTCTCTCTCGCGCGTGCAGTGCTTCGACTTCGCGGGTGTCAACAACGAGCAGTATGCCGACTTGATCGAACCGCTAATGGTCTGGCTTCTGCGTCGCATCAACGATGTGCTCCACGATCCGGCGAATCTCGGAGTCCCCAAGCACATTCTCATCGAGGAACTCTTCCCTTCGATGAAGAATCGCCAGTTGCTCGAAGGCGCGCTCTCCTCCATCAAGACGGTGCGCAAGAATCTCGGCGGTGTGACACTGATCGGCCAGTCCGCAGAAGACCTCGGCGAGAACGCGGACAGCATCGTGAATTCCTGCTCGTCTTTTCTGTTATTGAAAGACCCAACCTTCAATCGCAAGCGTTACGCCGAACTCTTCCGGATGAATGAGCAACAACTGGCGCTCTTCGAGAGCCTGCAGGACCGCGAAGCTCTGTACATCCGCCGCGACGGGCTCACAAAGGTTGTCATCTTGAATCTCGACAGCCGCAGCTATGCCACCTTCTCCACCAAGCCCAAGGACCGGGTACGCCGGTCGAAGTTGATCGCCAAATACGGACTCGCCGAGGGTATCGACCGCTTTGCCCAAGGTGAAATCGCCTAACAAAGAAAGGACCGCTCGTGAAACCGCTCATCCCAATTGCCGTAGCTCTTGGCCTTTTGCATCCAGCATTTGCAGCACTGCACGCACAGCCCGCTACCAAGCAACCCGTTCCCAACGCGCCACGCACGGTTGTGGTATCCGCAACTCTCTCACCTCCTGTGGTCCGCACCGCATTGCTGCAAGCGACGCTGATCGTGCTTCCCTCCGAGGAGAAGGTAGCGAACGTCTTTGCGGGAGACACAGTGGATTGGGTGTTTGACGGAGGCCATGTTGCGAGCCGATTTATCAGCATTAAGCCGAAGGCCGCCGGCAGCACCACGGATGTCCACATCATCTCCGACCACGGCAATGAGTACACGCTGGAACTTCAGGAGGTTTCAGGCCAAGCTGATCCGCACTTCGATTCCAAAGTGTTCCTCGTACCCGGTGACAAATCAGCAAAAGAGAAGTTGACCGAGCTGCCGGTCTTTGTGCCTGCGTCGGAGCTGAACCAGGCCAAGCAGGAGGTTGCAGCGGCAAAAGCAGCGGAGGCGAGAACGCTCAAGGCAGAACAAACGAAAGAGGAAGAGTACCGGAGCCGCTATCCCGGCACGCTCCGCTTTGACTACACCTGGAACAAGTCGAAAGGCGACGCGCTTGGGCTTCACGAGATCTGGCACGACCACAAATTCACCTACTTACGCGGCCAGTTTCAGGAGACGCCTGCCCTCTACGAAGTGAAAGATGGCAAGCCGTCTCTGATCAACTTCGACTTCTCGAATGGCCTGTACATCGTGCCCAAGGAACTCGACCGCGGCTACCTCACCATCGGCAAGCGGAAGGTGGAGTTCCATCGCACGGACGGAGGCAACTAGCCATGCCGGAACTCAATCAGAACACGCCCGCGACGGTTCCCGAACAGCCCGAAGCCAAACCGCCTGTCCGGAAGACCATGCCCGTGGTTATCGCGCTGGTTGTCATTATGGCGCTCATCGGGATTGCCAATCTCTCCAGCCTGCTCAGGGGAAGCAAACGGTCAACATCTGCAACCGCCATGCCGATACGACCGGCAGCTCCGAATGCGCAAGAAGTAAACAGCTTCGAGACGCAACAGCATTTGCAGGCCGAACGCGACGCCCAGGAGCGACAGCACCAGCAGGAGATCACGGCAGCCATGCAGCAACTTGAAGCTGCGGAAGGTATTCCCGGCCCCGAAGGAACGACCACTCCCCCCATGACCGCCGCGCAACGGGCCGCGATCTATGGCCAAAGTCCCAATGCTCCGGTCATCACGTCGAGTGTTTCCGAAGAGCGTGCGGAGGCGAAGCAGCGCGAACTGGCCAAAGAAAAGCAACACAGGGATGCTCTGGCCAGTGACACGGTCGCCATCGACTTTGAGTCTTCTGGTTCCACCCCAGCCAGTTCGCACGCGACTCGGTCACCGGAGGCGCAACCGGACATGCCCGCGACAACGCCAACCGTCGCTCCGAGAGCAAAGTCTCCAAATGCCTCCAATGCGATGACTCCATATCCTTTCGACCACTACCAAGGCAAGCTTTATCGAATCTTTGAGGGCACGATCCTTGAGGGCGTCGTGACCAACCATATCGACGGCGGTTTCAGTGGACCCGTCCTGGTCATGCTCACCACGGACTACTATTCGCACGACCATCAGCATCTTCTGATGCCACAAGGGACGCGACTGATTGGAACAGTACAGAGCATCGGCAATGCTCAGCAGCGCAAGATGTTTGTTACGTTCCACCGTGCTATTTGCCCAGACGGCTTTTCCATCGACTTCGATAAATACATCGGTCTAGACCAGATCGGCACCACCGGGCTCGCTACAAAGATCCACCACGGATACTTTCAGGCGTTTGCCGCCGCAGCCATGATCGGCGGCCTTGGAGGGCTGGCCCAAATTGGCAACAACGGCAGCATCCTTGATCCCTCGACCGAGATCCGCAACGGCATCTCCCAGCAGTCAGCCGCTGAAGGCGAACAGGTGCTGAACCACTTTCTTGACCGCCTGCCAGTCATCACCCTCAAGGAAGGCTCGCGCGCCCGCGTCTACGTGGGCCGCGACATCCTCGTACCGTCCTACTCAGAACACCGAATGGACCCCAACCTTTAACACGGAAGGACCTTTGCTATGAAAAACCGAAAGAAATGGATCATTGGCGCGGCGGCACTGCTGCTCACAGCCACCCCGAGCTTTGCACTCTTCGGTCTCGGCGACATCGTCTTTGACCCGACGAGCTACGGGAACCTTGTCTCGCAGCTCACCACGATGGAAACGCAGTACAGGATGCTCAAGAACAACATCGAGCACTTCTCCTTTAAGCAGCAGTGGGAGACCGCCTTCAGCGCCATGAAGCAGGCCAATGTCCGCGACCTGTTCGGCGAGACGAACGGTATGACGACTGCCTTGAACACAAACTCGCCGGCAGCCTCGTCCACGGCGTGGACGGCGGCCACCGTTCCCGTCAACGGCACGACGACCACCTATCTTGCTGGCGAGACACCGGGGAGTGCGCAGCTCTCCGAACTTGCCATGATCGAAGCATCCGATTCCGTCTCGCCCGACTGCCTGACCGCCATCGGCCAGTACCGGGCCGCGCGAGCCCAGAACACGGCGGCCAACAACAGTCTTGCCTCAGAGCAGCTTGACGGCAGCACAGCGACCAACAGCGAAGTGGAACAGCTCAATCTGCTGAACGCCGCTCAGGCCCAGAAGATGTCCGAGATGCAGTCCCAGGGGGTCCTGCAAGCCTGCCTCGCATCGGAGATGGCCGTTGGCAACATGCAGCAGCGCAACGCCGCGGCGCTTGACCTCAACACCGCCGCCTACGTCGCCCAGCAGCGCGCGGCGGACGATACCAGCGCCGCAAATGAAAGCAACACCTGGGACAGCTACCTTCCCTAGACAGGAGTCGTGATGCTCAAAGCGCTCAATACGAAGATACTGCTCACCATTCTCGAAGTGCTCCTGGCAATCGCCGGTGCGGTAGCATACCACCGCCATGAGGCCGCGAAGGCGGCACAGCTACGCGAGCAGCAGCAATATCAGCAATTGCGGCAGCAGGTGGAGAGGGACAAGAAGAAGCACAACTCCAGTGCGGCTAACGAGGGCAAAACCTGGCAGAAGTATCTGCCTTGAGGTGAGGTTGCGAGATGGTTCCGACGACACTGCTGGCACAGGCGCTACCGACCACGAGTTCCGGCGTGGACTGGCTGTACCAGTTCACTAACAATCTGACCAACCTCACCACGCAGAATGGCGGTGCGCTCACACAGTTCGGTTTGACCGAGTTGAGCGCCATCGCCCTTTTCACGCTCATCAGCATGGTCATCAACTGGAACACTTCGGGCATGACCCTGCGTTTTCATACGCATCCAGTCCGGGCCGGCGATCTGACGAACTTTATGCTCCGGCTGATACTTTGCTCTCTTCTGCTGAATTACTGGGTCAACCCGCTTCCGGGCGCAAGCTTTGGCATCAATCACTTCTTCAGCTACATCGCGCAGGCGATGGTGGCCGTCTTCGATCAGAATTCGCTCAATCATCTGCTCGTGTTGCTGAAAACGGCAGGCGACAACACCCCCATGCCCTCGATTATGGCGCCTGTTGAGATCCTCTGCTATTTCGTGGTGCAGGGATTGCTTGGCATAGCTTCTGCCATTCTGTTCGTCATCAATTGCAGCGCCTTTATCCTCTACGGCGTGACGGCGCTCTTCGGGCCGGTATTCATTCCACTGCTCATGACTCGAACCTTCCGCGCCAAGTTCTTTCACTTCCTGGACGTGCTGGTCAGCTTCGCGATGATTCGCGCCGTGGCCGCCGCTTTCATCTTCGTGTGGGCCGGATTCATGAACACATTTCTTCAGCAGACCTTCAGCGGAAATTATTCCATTGCGATGTGGCTTGCGAACCTCATTCCCTGCATCATGGTGTTCATCGCCTTCATCGTGAACATGCTGTTCATTCCCAGCATGACGCAGGCGATTTTCGGCGGGGCTGCTGGGTTGACATCTGCTGCAGCAGGAGCAGCGGGCAGCGCAGCCGGATTGTTCTTAATGAAGTCGGGAGCGTAACCATGTGGAACATCTTACTTGCGTTCTTCTTTGGCAGTGCGGTTTCTAGTAGCCGCACAGGTCGCCGCCTTCTGAGGCCATTTCTGATTCTCTTAGGGCTTGGCGTCATAGCCGCAGGTTTGGTCTACACCTACGTGGTGTATAGGGCCGTCACCGAAAGGAGTCAGACTCTCCATGTCCACGCACACAGCACTCGTTGAACAATCCCTGACTCCAGCGCAAGCGCTTCTGACCGACCAGGTCGGCAACGAGGTCTACGCCTCGCATTACGCGGAACGGAAAGCCTATCGCCTCATCCTCGGCTGCGGAACAGTGCTGCTGTGCAGTTCCATGTGGCTCAACTTCTCGCTTGCCACCCGCCCGGTCGTCGATCGCTACATCCGCATCAATGCGATGGGACGTGCCCAGGCCATCCAGTATAGTGACCTCGACTTCACGCCGCGCGATGGGGAGGTGCGGACGTATCTCACCGACTGGGCCAACTACCGCTATACGATCCACCCTGACACCATCGCGACGAAGTATCCCCTGAACTATTACTTTCTGTCGCAATCGTTGGCCTCGCGGCTCATGTCCGAAGACAACCGGAACCACCTTGTCTCGAAGGTCATGTCCGGGCAGATTGAGCAGAGCGATGTCGTGGTTCGGGATGTGACTATTACGTCCATGTCCGTCGAGAAGGTGCAGGGCGAGAAGATGGCGCGTGGGACTGCGCTGGTGGCCCTCGACCGAATCTATTCTCCAGCCCACTCCCAACATCCTCGCACCGAGCACTGGATGGTCAGCGTGACCTACTATCTGAACCCGGCCCAGGTCAGCCGGCAGGCTCAGGTATTCCCGCAGTTCGAGACCATCAATCCGCTGGGCCTTACGATCACGCAGTTCCACCAGAACGAAGTATCCGTTGATCCATTGGTGCCGGGCGCAAACGCCGCGCCGGCAGGAGGGACCACGCGATGAGATTTCGGATCCTAATCCAGGCGCGTATGGCGTCCCCGACACGGACCTGCCGGTCGCGGTTGAAGGCCCGCTCTTACGCGACAGGATGTGTCTTGTGCGCGCCGTTCAAGGCGGCACTATTCGGAGAGCACGAGTTCCACATCTTTATCCGGGAAGACAGCGCGAATTTCGATGTGCCCGCCAAGGGCGCTGACGTAGTTGCGCAGTGTGCCAAGTTTGACTTCGGAGCGTTTTTCGAGCCGGGAAACTTCGCTCTGCTCGATCTTCATGGCGAGCGCAAGTCTTCCCTGAGTCATCTTTCGGTCCTTACGCAGTTCATCGAGCGTCATGCGTTTGAGAATGGCGTTGGCACGCTTTCTGGCGCGGGCACGGCTGGCTTTGGTCATCAGCTCGTCCGCGATGCTGTCATAGGAGAGGGTTTTGTTCGCCATAATGTCCTTTCTCACCTGCCGGATACAGAGGCAGGTCTGCGTTTACTTCTTCAGTTGCCGCAAATGTTCGCGGTAAAGTTCATCGGCCTGGCGGATGAGCTTCTCGTAAAACCCGCGCCGCCCATGTTTGTCGCCACCGATCAGCAGGATGGCGGCACGTTTGGGATCAAAGGCAAAGAATGCGCGAAGCGCAAGATGTTTGTCGTGCGCGGTGCGCAGTTCCTTCATATTCGGAAAGGCCGATCTCTTGACGGTATCGACATAAGGCCGGCCGAGCATCGGACCTCTTTCCTTGAGAAGGTTTACGGCTGTATCGAACGATTCCCGTTCTTCCCGAGAGAGGGTCTGCATCCATTCCCGAAACTCAGGCGTGGCGCGAATCTCGTAAGCCATACAAGCAGTATGCGCTGTACATCATATTACATCAAGCTCATAATCTGTGTTGCGATAGGGCGAAACAATGGGGGGATGGTTCAATGAGTTACGAGCTGATTCTCCCGTTCTTTCCCGAGGAATTGCGCGCGCTGCTGCTTGATCCTTCGATCTCGGATCTCATGATCAACGGCACCAGCGGCGTCTATGCCGACCGTGGCGGCAGAATCGAGGAGATTGCTCTGACGGCGCCCTACACAAACGACCGCCTGCAAGCTGCCATTGAGCGGGTCGCCAGGGTTCTCGGGCAGGACCTCACCAGCCAGAATCCCATCCTCAATACCCGCCTGCCGGACGGCTCCCGCGTGGCGGTCGTTGGGCCACCGTCGTCCATTCATGGGACGACGCTGACCATCCGCAAATTCAACCGCTGGTATTCCTCCGACGAACTAGTGGCATCGGAAACGATGACGCAGGAGGTTCGAGATGCGGTCGTCGGGCTCATCCACGAGCGCAAGAACGGCATTATCAGTGGTGGTACAGGTTCGGGCAAGACGACCCTGATGAAGGCCCTGCTCGATCATGTTCCAGTCGAGGAACGGCTGATCGTCATCGAGCAGCCTGCAGAGTTGAAGATTGCTCACCCGAATGCCGTGCGCTGGGAGGCCGTCGATGCCATCCCTGGCCAGGTGGCCGTCACGACCAGCCAGCTCGTAGCTGCTGCTCTGCGCCACCGACCTGACCGCATCATCATGGGCGAGATACGCGACGAGTGCGGCTACGACCTGTTGCAGGCCATGAACACAGGCCACGGGGGGACGCTCTCGACCCTGCATGCCGACTCCGCGCTCGACGCTCTGGACCGGCTGGCCGACATGGCGCTGAGTGCCCGCATCAATCTCAATCAGGCGTTTGTGCGTTCGCAGACCGGCAAGGCTGTCGATTTCGTGCTGCATTGCGAACGCGATGCCGGGGGCCGCCGCCGGGTACGAGAGCTGATTACCGTTTCCGGCTACAGCCATCAGGACGGCTGCTTCCAGACGGAGGAGGTCTATCGTGCTTCCTGTACCTGACGAGCACACCCTGAGCTTCATCTTCTAACCCGAACCCGAGGTCACTTCGATGTCCGATCTTGCTGCCTTCACGGCTGCACAACCCAACTCGTCTCTGAATGCGCCCGGCGTGGCAATCCCCGCTCGCGGCAGACAGCGGTGTGGGTGCTCGACAAAGCCGCTTCCAGAGGCCGTTGCCGCACCATCGAAGGCGGCGGTCAGGGCGAATGGACATCGCCGGAATCTTGGCAGTGACTTTGGCGCATGTGCGTGCCTTCCGCCTCGTATCCCGTCCTCTGCTCGGGATCACGCTTCGGGCCTTTCCTGCGCCCCATCACCCCATCGCGCCAAGACCGCGCGAACGGGGACCCCGATTCTGCGGCAGGCTCGCTCTTCTGCTTCCGCTGCGCGGCCCTCCGGGTTACGGTTTCCGTCTTCGACGGACCCTCCGTAAATGCAGAGCTTCGGCCTTGGGAGCAGGGGCCACTCGCTCGCTTGCGCGAAGGGTGACCCGAGCAGGATACGGGAACTTCAACGAAACGGAGATCACACCATGTACCAGAACAAAGTCACCCTCATCGGATTCCTTGGCAGCGATGCCGAAGTTCGCACCAACAACGACCGCAGCCTCACCACTCTCTCAGTGGCAACCAAGTCCTCCTACAAGAAAAACGGCAAGTACATCGAGCACACCGAATGGCACCGCTGCGTTGTCTTCGGCAAGCTCGGAGAGTTCGCCGCCACGCTCAAGAAGGGCGCGCATATCCAGGTCGAGGGCGAGTTGCGCAGCCGCAAGTATGACAGCAAGAAGACCAACTCGGAGCAGACCATCTGGGAGATCCGGGTGAACTCGATTCTGAAGCTCGACCGTGCCGCCAAAGCGGCTGCGGAAGACGAAGACTCGACCGAGGAAGAGGCCGCATAGGCCCCTTCCCTTCACCACAGCGGAAGCCGGGTGAAAAGCCCGGCTCTCCTGCTGCTATGGACCGCATGACCGCTGGGAGCTAAACCATGAACCGCATCGCCCAAAGATTCCTCGCCCGTTGCTTTCAACCAGAAGAGACCATCGCGCTCCTCCTTCGCCGGGAAAATCCCCGCTCCGTAGCACAGCGCGTCGTGCGCCTGGAGACGGCTCTGGAACCTCGTTACCGGGCATGGCTCGCCTATGAGAACAGCACCGGAGCCAACGTCTACGTTGCTGCCAATCCGCTCCGCTCTGGCAGCAGAAAGCGCACGAAAGAGAACATCGCTTCCGTCCGCCATCTCTATTTAGACATCGATACCGATGGCGATGCCCGACTCGCTGCGCTCCGGGCATCGGACTTAGTACCGCCGCCGACCTCGATTCTGTCCACGTCGCCGGGCAAGTACCAGGTTCTCTGGCGCGTCGAAGGTTTCGACTTCGAGCGGCAGGAACAGATGCTCAAGCTACTCGCCATCGCCTTCGGCGGCGACCCTGCCTGCACAGACTGCAACCGGGTGCTCCGCATCCCTGGCTTCCTCAACCAGAAGTACAATCCCGCCCATCGCGTCACCGTCGAATATCCCGACGATTCTGTCTGGACTCCCGGTGACTTCCGGCTGGAGATTGCGGCCACAGATACCACGGCTTATGCCCTCATGAACCATGGACGAAAGCCGCCGCGCAAACACAGCAATTCGGAAAGCGACTGGGCATGGGTTTCGAGCCAGCTTCGCCAGGGCAAGGACGCCGCGAAGCTGACACGAGAATTGGCTTCCCGGCGTTCAGACAAGCCCAACCCGCTTTATTACGCCCAGCGCACCGTCGATGTCGCTTCCGCTCATCTTTGGCTGCTTGAAGGCATCCGCATCGACGACGTAATCACCATGCTCGAATGCCGGCGCCGCTTCGATCTTCCCATCGCACTTTGCTCCGCTCGTGCGCGCGAAATTGCTGCCACAGCAGAACGCATGATTGCCCGCAGAAAGATCGCCTGATTTCCACCCTGAAAAGAGTCTCCAATGCCTCTACTTGAAGTTGTCCAAACCCGTCACATCAATGCCTATATTCGACTGCTCGACACGACTGCTACACAGGTCGATCAGTATGCCGCCTTCATCAAGGCATCGGCAGACGATGTGGTCGAGCAAGCGCTCGCCTATGTCTTCTCGAAAGACAGGGACTTTCAGGAGTTCCTGAAGTCTGATGAAGCACAGCGAATCACTCCGACATTGCGCGTCCGTCGAGCACAAGGAACAGACCCCGTTGAGCGGCCTCGGAAGAAGCCGGCGAACGGTGCTGCCAACGGCAGCACTTCGGCAGCTTCCGTGGCGGGATCAAGGGCATGATCCGCCCTCCAGAGTGGTGGCAGTGCCACAACGGTGCTTCGCACCGGATGTACGTTGACACTCCACCCCTTACAGGTTCGTGTAGGTATACCAACGTAAACCTCAACAAACTACAGGAAATCCGCTAAAGCCGGTATACCCAGGTATACCGGCTCGGAGCTAACAAAATGGCGCTCCTCACTTCACTAGACGACACCAAGAAGACGACGAGCAAAACCGTCTTCCGCAACACGACGCGCTGCCTCAAGTTGACAGAGGAGGAAGCGCGATTGCTTGATGACGTCGCCACGGCAAAGGGCCTCGCGCGTAGTGAATGGATGCGCGATGTGATTCTTCGTGAGCTGCGTTCGGAGCCTGCCTCCGATCCTTCTCTGGCGGAGATTCTTGGTGTGCGTCTGCTCCTGGTCAACGTCCTGCGACCGCTGGCCGCAGGACAGAGCATGTCGATTGAAGCCTTCGACAAGCTGCTTGACCAGATCAGCAACCTGAAACACGAGTTGGCCGGAAAACTCCTGGCCGAAGGAAGGAGATAAGGCAATGGCAAAGATGACATGGGGGCGTAAAGAGACCATTATCTGGCCGCAGAACCGGCCCATCTATACCTACGCAGCGATCTTCTTGGCGCTGACTCTTACGGCAGTGTTTGTGTTCGGATGGGTTCGCTTTTTCACCAGACCGTTGCAGTGGTTCTACGCTCCCGTTTATGTCCGCACGTCTATCCTCGGCACCTTCAGTCGGACACACAGAAGCGAGTACCGGATGCTGTTTCTTACCGGCCACGGATCGAAGCCAGGGCCGGTAATGAATGGGGATGTTGTGCATGGACGGACGCCGG
The DNA window shown above is from Acidobacterium capsulatum ATCC 51196 and carries:
- a CDS encoding VirB4 family type IV secretion system protein codes for the protein MTRAKTEQAKFVPWFAKAGAACSIVPIARFVNEHIFALKGGGYGCLFSLAGIDEEGLTDPELEARMRSLEGALHGLPEGSCLYQYTRLMSGFELPRRPHYQNPVTQVFADDRLTFLERTAGFRRIDLHWCLTIEPPRIKAFQQKPKELAADTSRMLAELEKTATILEGHLGSSLGLRLLGKDAAFQFFSYVFNLEEWAEDDQLRANTGVDRQIVKNPITWHSDHLRVGKRYVQMFSLKATPEASRPCLFSSLLTLDCDSIVCSTWRPKSTAAARSEIDAQEKFISFFKVGVLTRVMSGRDTASLETGAGAKAANSSVDDLSEVIRSLDKKSQGEYSLRLLLAANSPEHLRDTIPAVHRAFVDARTQMIEESLGNLSAFYAMFPGNGKFNVFPLWLSEDHHARLSSIFAPHLGHPHSEDLDAEYLNVFETRTRTPFFQDVYVDGVRVMLILGPTGTGKSVHGNQLIALEQKYGGFSYIFDIGGSYESVVELYGGRVDRIGKDGPRVNPFALEPTESNLKFLYTFIRLLLANGGAELEPEDDDVIHKAVQDMYLLDRENRRLSNLYLPKKLDRYLSKWVRDGVYHAIFDNVEDGLSLSRVQCFDFAGVNNEQYADLIEPLMVWLLRRINDVLHDPANLGVPKHILIEELFPSMKNRQLLEGALSSIKTVRKNLGGVTLIGQSAEDLGENADSIVNSCSSFLLLKDPTFNRKRYAELFRMNEQQLALFESLQDREALYIRRDGLTKVVILNLDSRSYATFSTKPKDRVRRSKLIAKYGLAEGIDRFAQGEIA
- a CDS encoding TrbG/VirB9 family P-type conjugative transfer protein, giving the protein MKPLIPIAVALGLLHPAFAALHAQPATKQPVPNAPRTVVVSATLSPPVVRTALLQATLIVLPSEEKVANVFAGDTVDWVFDGGHVASRFISIKPKAAGSTTDVHIISDHGNEYTLELQEVSGQADPHFDSKVFLVPGDKSAKEKLTELPVFVPASELNQAKQEVAAAKAAEARTLKAEQTKEEEYRSRYPGTLRFDYTWNKSKGDALGLHEIWHDHKFTYLRGQFQETPALYEVKDGKPSLINFDFSNGLYIVPKELDRGYLTIGKRKVEFHRTDGGN
- a CDS encoding TrbI/VirB10 family protein codes for the protein MPELNQNTPATVPEQPEAKPPVRKTMPVVIALVVIMALIGIANLSSLLRGSKRSTSATAMPIRPAAPNAQEVNSFETQQHLQAERDAQERQHQQEITAAMQQLEAAEGIPGPEGTTTPPMTAAQRAAIYGQSPNAPVITSSVSEERAEAKQRELAKEKQHRDALASDTVAIDFESSGSTPASSHATRSPEAQPDMPATTPTVAPRAKSPNASNAMTPYPFDHYQGKLYRIFEGTILEGVVTNHIDGGFSGPVLVMLTTDYYSHDHQHLLMPQGTRLIGTVQSIGNAQQRKMFVTFHRAICPDGFSIDFDKYIGLDQIGTTGLATKIHHGYFQAFAAAAMIGGLGGLAQIGNNGSILDPSTEIRNGISQQSAAEGEQVLNHFLDRLPVITLKEGSRARVYVGRDILVPSYSEHRMDPNL
- a CDS encoding VirB8/TrbF family protein, which produces MSTHTALVEQSLTPAQALLTDQVGNEVYASHYAERKAYRLILGCGTVLLCSSMWLNFSLATRPVVDRYIRINAMGRAQAIQYSDLDFTPRDGEVRTYLTDWANYRYTIHPDTIATKYPLNYYFLSQSLASRLMSEDNRNHLVSKVMSGQIEQSDVVVRDVTITSMSVEKVQGEKMARGTALVALDRIYSPAHSQHPRTEHWMVSVTYYLNPAQVSRQAQVFPQFETINPLGLTITQFHQNEVSVDPLVPGANAAPAGGTTR
- a CDS encoding helix-turn-helix domain-containing protein; this encodes MANKTLSYDSIADELMTKASRARARKRANAILKRMTLDELRKDRKMTQGRLALAMKIEQSEVSRLEKRSEVKLGTLRNYVSALGGHIEIRAVFPDKDVELVLSE
- a CDS encoding type II toxin-antitoxin system RelE/ParE family toxin — translated: MAYEIRATPEFREWMQTLSREERESFDTAVNLLKERGPMLGRPYVDTVKRSAFPNMKELRTAHDKHLALRAFFAFDPKRAAILLIGGDKHGRRGFYEKLIRQADELYREHLRQLKK
- a CDS encoding CpaF family protein; its protein translation is MSYELILPFFPEELRALLLDPSISDLMINGTSGVYADRGGRIEEIALTAPYTNDRLQAAIERVARVLGQDLTSQNPILNTRLPDGSRVAVVGPPSSIHGTTLTIRKFNRWYSSDELVASETMTQEVRDAVVGLIHERKNGIISGGTGSGKTTLMKALLDHVPVEERLIVIEQPAELKIAHPNAVRWEAVDAIPGQVAVTTSQLVAAALRHRPDRIIMGEIRDECGYDLLQAMNTGHGGTLSTLHADSALDALDRLADMALSARINLNQAFVRSQTGKAVDFVLHCERDAGGRRRVRELITVSGYSHQDGCFQTEEVYRASCT
- a CDS encoding single-stranded DNA-binding protein, whose product is MYQNKVTLIGFLGSDAEVRTNNDRSLTTLSVATKSSYKKNGKYIEHTEWHRCVVFGKLGEFAATLKKGAHIQVEGELRSRKYDSKKTNSEQTIWEIRVNSILKLDRAAKAAAEDEDSTEEEAA
- a CDS encoding RepB family DNA primase produces the protein MNRIAQRFLARCFQPEETIALLLRRENPRSVAQRVVRLETALEPRYRAWLAYENSTGANVYVAANPLRSGSRKRTKENIASVRHLYLDIDTDGDARLAALRASDLVPPPTSILSTSPGKYQVLWRVEGFDFERQEQMLKLLAIAFGGDPACTDCNRVLRIPGFLNQKYNPAHRVTVEYPDDSVWTPGDFRLEIAATDTTAYALMNHGRKPPRKHSNSESDWAWVSSQLRQGKDAAKLTRELASRRSDKPNPLYYAQRTVDVASAHLWLLEGIRIDDVITMLECRRRFDLPIALCSARAREIAATAERMIARRKIA